A genomic segment from Brassica napus cultivar Da-Ae unplaced genomic scaffold, Da-Ae ScsIHWf_2356;HRSCAF=3042, whole genome shotgun sequence encodes:
- the LOC125600656 gene encoding anaphase-promoting complex subunit 5-like isoform X2 yields the protein MAGLTRTAGAFAVTPHKISVCILLQLYAPSAQMSLPFPFSSISQHNRLGLYLLSLTKSCDDIFEPKLENLINQLREVGEDMDAWLTDHLTNRFSSLTSPDDLLNFFNDMRGILGSLDSVAAQDDQIILDPNSNLGMFVRRCILAFNLLSFEGVCHLFTSIEVYCREAHSSSAQYDASNDNLGSLIQHDQMDMEKYIMDKATEEIELQKNASGRVPFHLHTPEALFKVTEVTRKEKSSTNTKKAEATQLACASSSTVNDTLVDESLFLRTNYQIQGFLMEQADAIETHGSSLSSSSIESFLQKLQNLAPELHRVHFLRYLNKLHSDDYFAALENLLRYFDYSAGTEGFDLVLPSTGCSMYGRYEIALLCLGMMHFRFGHPNLALEVLTEAVRVSQQHSNDTCLAYTLAAMSNLLSEMGIASTTSVLGSSYSPVTSTASLLSVQQRVYILLKESLRRADTLKLRRLVASNHLAMAKFELMHVQRPLLSFGPKASVRHKTCPVSVCKEIRLGAHLLSDFSAESSTMTIDGSLSSVWLKDLQKPWGQPVFSQESGSRKSSTFFQFCDHLVSIPGSVSQIIGASYLLRATSWELYGSAPMARMNTLVYATLFGDSSSSSDAELAYLKLIQHLALYKGYKDAFAALKIAEEKFLTVSKSKILLLKLQLLHEHALHRGNLKLAQRMCNELGGLASTTMGVDMELKVEASLREARTLLAAKQYSQAANVAHSLFCTCHKFNLQIEKASVLLLLAEIHKKSGNAVLGLPYALASISFCQSFNLDLLKASATLTLAELWLGLGSNHAKRALDLLHGAFPMILGHGGLELRARAYIFEANCYLSDPSFSVSTDSDTVLDSLRQASDELQALEYHELAAEAFYLMAMVYDKLGRLEEREEAATLFKKHITALENPQDEEPNMA from the exons ATGGCCGGATTAACGAGAACAGCCGGCGCTTTTGCGGTGACTCCGCACAAGATCTCCGTTTGCATTCTCCTGCAGTTATACGCGCCCTCTGCTCAGATGTCTCTCCCCTTCCCTTTCTCTTCCATTTCTCAGCACAACCGCCTCGGCCTCTACTTGCTCTCTCTCACCAAG TCTTGTGATGATATATTTGAGCCGAAGCTGGAAAATCTCATCAACCAGTTGAGGGAGGTTGGGGAAGACATGGATGCGTGGCTCACTGACCATTTAACTAATAGATTTTCCTCTCTGACTTCACCTGATGACCTATTGAACTTCTTTAATGACATGCGAG GAATACTCGGGAGCCTTGATTCAGTAGCTGCGCAAGATGATCAGATTATTTTGGATCCGAATAGTAACTTGGGAATGTTCGTTCGTCGTTGCATTTTGGCGTTTAACCTTTTGTCGTTCGAG GGAGTTTGTCATCTGTTTACAAGCATTGAAGTCTACTGCAGAGAAGCCCATTCAAGCTCTGCTCAGTATGATGCATCTAATGATAACCTGGGGTCGTTAATACAACATGATCAGATGGATATGGAGAAATATATAATGGATAAAGCAACCGAAGAAATAGAGCTACAGAAAAATGCTAGTGGAAGGGTCCCTTTTCACCTTCATACGCCGGAAGCACTTTTCAAAGTGACAGAAG TTACTAGGAAGGAGAAATCAAGCACCAACACGAAGAAAGCAGAGGCTACTCAACTTGCTTGTGCCTCCTCAAGTACAGTTAATGATACTCTGGTTGATGAGTCATTATTCCTTCGGACAAATTATCAGATACAAGGCTTTTTAATGGAGCAGGCTGATGCAATTGAAAC CCATGGAAGTTCATTGTCTTCAAGTTCGATTGAAAGTTTCCTTCAGAAGCTTCAAAATTTAGCCCCTGAGTTGCATCGT GTTCACTTTTTGCGTTACTTGAATAAACTTCACAGCGATGACTATTTTGCTGCTTTGGAAAATCTTCTCCGTTACTTTGATTACAG TGCAGGGACTGAGGGATTTGACCTTGTTCTTCCTTCAACTGGTTGCAGCATGTATGGAAGGTACGAGATTGCTTTGTTATGTTTGGGAATGATGCATTTCCGCTTTGGGCATCCTAATCTGGCTTTAGAG GTTTTGACTGAAGCTGTGCGTGTATCCCAACAG CATAGCAATGATACTTGTCTAGCCTATACACTAGCAGCAATGAGCAACTTGTTATCAGAAATGGGCATTGCAAGTACCACTAGTGTTCTTGGATCCTCGTACTCACCCGTCACTAGCACTGCGTCTTTATTATCTGTACAACAAAGGGTGTACATTCTCCTGAAAGAGTCTTTGAGGAGAGCTGATACTCTAAAGTTAAGACGCTTAGTGGCTTCTAATCATCTTGCGATGGCTAAGTTTGAGTTGATG CATGTGCAGAGGCCTCTGCTTTCGTTTGGTCCCAAAGCTTCTGTGCGTCATAAAACTTGTCCAGTTAGTGTCTGCAAG GAGATAAGACTAGGTGCACACCTACTTAGTGACTTTTCTGCTGAAAGCTCTACAATGACAATTGATGGTTCATTAAGCTCCGTTTGGCTCAAAGACTTGCAAAAACCATGGGGTCAACCTGTGTTTTCTCAGGAATCCGGTTCTAGAAAGAGTTCGACTTTCTTCCAGTTCTGTGATCACTTGGTCTCGATTCCTGGATCTGTATCACAAATAATAGGCGCTTCTTATTTACTACGGGCAACTTCATGGGAGTTATATGGCAG CGCTCCTATGGCTCGGATGAATACCTTGGTGTATGCAACTTTATTTGGTGATTCTTCGAG TTCATCTGACGCAGAGCTAGCATACTTGAAGCTCATTCAACATTTGGCACTATATAAGGGATACAAAG ATGCCTTTGCTGCTCTTAAGATTGCGGAGGAAAAGTTCTTAACCgtatcaaaatcaaaaatattgttGCTCAAGTTGCAGCTACTACATGAACATGCCTTGCATCG TGGGAATCTAAAACTAGCTCAACGAATGTGCAACGAGCTAGGAGGCTTGGCATCAACCACCATGGGTGTAGACATGGAGCTGAAAGTAGAAGCAAGCCTTCGTGAAGCTAGGACGTTGCTTGCAGCAAAACAGTATAGCCAG GCAGCAAATGTGGCACACTCCCTCTTCTGTACGTGCCACAAATTCAATTTGCAAATCGAAAAGGCCTCTGTTCTTCTTCTGCTTGCAGAGATCCATAAG AAGTCAGGAAATGCAGTCCTGGGTCTTCCGTATGCGCTGGCAAGCATCTCTTTTTGCCAGTCATTCAATTTGGATCTTCTCAAAGCATCAGCTACTCTCACGCTGGCCGAGCTTTGGCTTGGTCTTGGATCAAATCATGCCAAACGGGCGTTAGACCTTTTGCATGGGGCTTTCCCTATGATTCTCGGCCATGGAGGTCTGGAATTACGCGCTCGAGCATACATCTTTGAAGCAAACTGCTATCTGTCTGACCCAAGCTTTTCAG TTTCCACAGATTCTGACACTGTCCTGGATTCTCTGAGGCAAGCTTCAGATGAGCTCCAAGCTTTGGAG TACCATGAATTGGCAGCTGAAGCTTTTTATTTAATGGCGATGGTATACGACAAGCTGGGACGGCTTGAGGAGAGGGAAGAAGCTGCGACTTTGTTTAAGAAGCATATAACAGCTCTCGAGAACCCTCAAGACGAGGAGCCAAACATGGCATGA
- the LOC125600656 gene encoding anaphase-promoting complex subunit 5-like isoform X1 — protein sequence MAGLTRTAGAFAVTPHKISVCILLQLYAPSAQMSLPFPFSSISQHNRLGLYLLSLTKSCDDIFEPKLENLINQLREVGEDMDAWLTDHLTNRFSSLTSPDDLLNFFNDMRGILGSLDSVAAQDDQIILDPNSNLGMFVRRCILAFNLLSFEGVCHLFTSIEVYCREAHSSSAQYDASNDNLGSLIQHDQMDMEKYIMDKATEEIELQKNASGRVPFHLHTPEALFKVTEEQMKHACLLVTRKEKSSTNTKKAEATQLACASSSTVNDTLVDESLFLRTNYQIQGFLMEQADAIETHGSSLSSSSIESFLQKLQNLAPELHRVHFLRYLNKLHSDDYFAALENLLRYFDYSAGTEGFDLVLPSTGCSMYGRYEIALLCLGMMHFRFGHPNLALEVLTEAVRVSQQHSNDTCLAYTLAAMSNLLSEMGIASTTSVLGSSYSPVTSTASLLSVQQRVYILLKESLRRADTLKLRRLVASNHLAMAKFELMHVQRPLLSFGPKASVRHKTCPVSVCKEIRLGAHLLSDFSAESSTMTIDGSLSSVWLKDLQKPWGQPVFSQESGSRKSSTFFQFCDHLVSIPGSVSQIIGASYLLRATSWELYGSAPMARMNTLVYATLFGDSSSSSDAELAYLKLIQHLALYKGYKDAFAALKIAEEKFLTVSKSKILLLKLQLLHEHALHRGNLKLAQRMCNELGGLASTTMGVDMELKVEASLREARTLLAAKQYSQAANVAHSLFCTCHKFNLQIEKASVLLLLAEIHKKSGNAVLGLPYALASISFCQSFNLDLLKASATLTLAELWLGLGSNHAKRALDLLHGAFPMILGHGGLELRARAYIFEANCYLSDPSFSVSTDSDTVLDSLRQASDELQALEYHELAAEAFYLMAMVYDKLGRLEEREEAATLFKKHITALENPQDEEPNMA from the exons ATGGCCGGATTAACGAGAACAGCCGGCGCTTTTGCGGTGACTCCGCACAAGATCTCCGTTTGCATTCTCCTGCAGTTATACGCGCCCTCTGCTCAGATGTCTCTCCCCTTCCCTTTCTCTTCCATTTCTCAGCACAACCGCCTCGGCCTCTACTTGCTCTCTCTCACCAAG TCTTGTGATGATATATTTGAGCCGAAGCTGGAAAATCTCATCAACCAGTTGAGGGAGGTTGGGGAAGACATGGATGCGTGGCTCACTGACCATTTAACTAATAGATTTTCCTCTCTGACTTCACCTGATGACCTATTGAACTTCTTTAATGACATGCGAG GAATACTCGGGAGCCTTGATTCAGTAGCTGCGCAAGATGATCAGATTATTTTGGATCCGAATAGTAACTTGGGAATGTTCGTTCGTCGTTGCATTTTGGCGTTTAACCTTTTGTCGTTCGAG GGAGTTTGTCATCTGTTTACAAGCATTGAAGTCTACTGCAGAGAAGCCCATTCAAGCTCTGCTCAGTATGATGCATCTAATGATAACCTGGGGTCGTTAATACAACATGATCAGATGGATATGGAGAAATATATAATGGATAAAGCAACCGAAGAAATAGAGCTACAGAAAAATGCTAGTGGAAGGGTCCCTTTTCACCTTCATACGCCGGAAGCACTTTTCAAAGTGACAGAAG AACAAATGAAACATGCATGTTTGCTAGTTACTAGGAAGGAGAAATCAAGCACCAACACGAAGAAAGCAGAGGCTACTCAACTTGCTTGTGCCTCCTCAAGTACAGTTAATGATACTCTGGTTGATGAGTCATTATTCCTTCGGACAAATTATCAGATACAAGGCTTTTTAATGGAGCAGGCTGATGCAATTGAAAC CCATGGAAGTTCATTGTCTTCAAGTTCGATTGAAAGTTTCCTTCAGAAGCTTCAAAATTTAGCCCCTGAGTTGCATCGT GTTCACTTTTTGCGTTACTTGAATAAACTTCACAGCGATGACTATTTTGCTGCTTTGGAAAATCTTCTCCGTTACTTTGATTACAG TGCAGGGACTGAGGGATTTGACCTTGTTCTTCCTTCAACTGGTTGCAGCATGTATGGAAGGTACGAGATTGCTTTGTTATGTTTGGGAATGATGCATTTCCGCTTTGGGCATCCTAATCTGGCTTTAGAG GTTTTGACTGAAGCTGTGCGTGTATCCCAACAG CATAGCAATGATACTTGTCTAGCCTATACACTAGCAGCAATGAGCAACTTGTTATCAGAAATGGGCATTGCAAGTACCACTAGTGTTCTTGGATCCTCGTACTCACCCGTCACTAGCACTGCGTCTTTATTATCTGTACAACAAAGGGTGTACATTCTCCTGAAAGAGTCTTTGAGGAGAGCTGATACTCTAAAGTTAAGACGCTTAGTGGCTTCTAATCATCTTGCGATGGCTAAGTTTGAGTTGATG CATGTGCAGAGGCCTCTGCTTTCGTTTGGTCCCAAAGCTTCTGTGCGTCATAAAACTTGTCCAGTTAGTGTCTGCAAG GAGATAAGACTAGGTGCACACCTACTTAGTGACTTTTCTGCTGAAAGCTCTACAATGACAATTGATGGTTCATTAAGCTCCGTTTGGCTCAAAGACTTGCAAAAACCATGGGGTCAACCTGTGTTTTCTCAGGAATCCGGTTCTAGAAAGAGTTCGACTTTCTTCCAGTTCTGTGATCACTTGGTCTCGATTCCTGGATCTGTATCACAAATAATAGGCGCTTCTTATTTACTACGGGCAACTTCATGGGAGTTATATGGCAG CGCTCCTATGGCTCGGATGAATACCTTGGTGTATGCAACTTTATTTGGTGATTCTTCGAG TTCATCTGACGCAGAGCTAGCATACTTGAAGCTCATTCAACATTTGGCACTATATAAGGGATACAAAG ATGCCTTTGCTGCTCTTAAGATTGCGGAGGAAAAGTTCTTAACCgtatcaaaatcaaaaatattgttGCTCAAGTTGCAGCTACTACATGAACATGCCTTGCATCG TGGGAATCTAAAACTAGCTCAACGAATGTGCAACGAGCTAGGAGGCTTGGCATCAACCACCATGGGTGTAGACATGGAGCTGAAAGTAGAAGCAAGCCTTCGTGAAGCTAGGACGTTGCTTGCAGCAAAACAGTATAGCCAG GCAGCAAATGTGGCACACTCCCTCTTCTGTACGTGCCACAAATTCAATTTGCAAATCGAAAAGGCCTCTGTTCTTCTTCTGCTTGCAGAGATCCATAAG AAGTCAGGAAATGCAGTCCTGGGTCTTCCGTATGCGCTGGCAAGCATCTCTTTTTGCCAGTCATTCAATTTGGATCTTCTCAAAGCATCAGCTACTCTCACGCTGGCCGAGCTTTGGCTTGGTCTTGGATCAAATCATGCCAAACGGGCGTTAGACCTTTTGCATGGGGCTTTCCCTATGATTCTCGGCCATGGAGGTCTGGAATTACGCGCTCGAGCATACATCTTTGAAGCAAACTGCTATCTGTCTGACCCAAGCTTTTCAG TTTCCACAGATTCTGACACTGTCCTGGATTCTCTGAGGCAAGCTTCAGATGAGCTCCAAGCTTTGGAG TACCATGAATTGGCAGCTGAAGCTTTTTATTTAATGGCGATGGTATACGACAAGCTGGGACGGCTTGAGGAGAGGGAAGAAGCTGCGACTTTGTTTAAGAAGCATATAACAGCTCTCGAGAACCCTCAAGACGAGGAGCCAAACATGGCATGA
- the LOC106399736 gene encoding 1-aminocyclopropane-1-carboxylate oxidase homolog 1-like, with the protein MESSATVAFDRSVQLKAFDETKIGVKGLVDAGISEIPAIFRAPPATITTPKPPSSSQFTIPTIDLQGGADSISRRDLLVEKIGDAAERWGFFQVINHGISLDVQERMKKGVREFHEQDPEVRKGFYSRDPSSKLVYSSNFDLYSSPAANWRDTLGCYTAPDPPTPEDLPAVCGEVMIEYSKEVMKVGKMLFELLSEALGLNTNHLKDMDCTNSLLLLGNYYPPCPQPDLTLGLTKHSDNSFLTVLLQDQVGGLQVLHDQYWVDVPPVPGALVVNVGDLLQLITNGKFISVEHRVLANKAGPRISVGCFFSSYLMANPRVYGPIKELLSEENPPIYRDTTITEYSKFYRSKGFDGTSGLLYLKI; encoded by the exons ATGGAGTCATCGGCCACTGTTGCATTTGATCGTTCAGTTCAGCTAAAAGCTTTCGACGAGACCAAGATCGGCGTGAAAGGCCTTGTCGACGCCGGAATCTCAGAGATTCCCGCCATATTCCGTGCACCTCCGGCTACTATAACAACCCCAAAACCACCTTCTTCGTCGCAGTTCACCATCCCAACAATCGATCTCCAAGGAGGCGCGGACTCGATCTCGCGGCGGGATTTGTTGGTGGAGAAGATCGGAGACGCGGCTGAGAGATGGGGCTTCTTCCAGGTGATCAATCACGGTATCTCGCTAGATGTGCAGGAGAGGATGAAAAAAGGGGTTCGTGAGTTTCACGAGCAAGACCCGGAAGTGAGGAAAGGGTTCTACTCTAGAGATCCGAGTAGTAAGTTGGTTTACAGTAGCAACTTCGATCTGTATAGCTCACCGGCTGCTAACTGGAGGGATACACTCGGTTGTTATACGGCCCCAGATCCTCCTACACCAGAAGACTTGCCAGCCGTTTGTGG GGAGGTGATGATTGAATACTCAAAGGAAGTAATGAAAGTAGGTAAAATGCTTTTTGAGCTTCTCTCAGAAGCTCTAGGATTAAACACTAATCACCTCAAGGACATGGATTGCACCAACTCATTGCTGCTACTAGGCAATTATTACCCACCATGTCCTCAACCAGACCTTACTTTAGGCTTAACCAAACACTCAGACAACTCTTTTCTCACGGTTCTTCTTCAAGACCAAGTTGGAGGGCTACAAGTTCTCCATGATCAATACTGGGTTGATGTTCCTCCTGTCCCTGGAGCTCTTGTTGTCAACGTTGGAGACCTTCTCCAG CTTATTACAAACGGCAAGTTCATAAGCGTGGAGCATCGGGTTTTGGCTAATAAAGCTGGACCGCGTATCTCAGTGGGGTGCTTCTTCAGTTCGTATTTGATGGCGAATCCTAGAGTTTATGGACCTATCAAAGAGCTTTTGTCTGAAGAAAACCCACCCATATATAGAGACACCACCATTACAGAGTATTCAAAGTTCTACAGATCCAAAGGTTTCGATGGTACCTCTGGATTACTATACCTCAAGATCTAA